The Roseomonas haemaphysalidis genome includes a window with the following:
- a CDS encoding anti-sigma factor family protein, producing MTHDPTPIGSFPVTEDDLQAWIDVRLPSGRQRDIEAWLEANPEAAARCRAMAAEREALRAALRPSHDAPIPARLRVAHIQAQQDHARAQGWRRTAAVLAWVMLGAGLGWAGHGLVPAGAPRPVVAQARPRPMVAEAIAAHLVFVADARRPVEVAAQQEDLLLRWLSNRLSRPVSTPNLAAQGYRLMGGRLLPGAGGDPAAQLMYEDAAGARLTLYLRADRAEEGETAFRFTDDAAGGVSGFWWVDRGFGYAVLAQGIDRPALLGLAEAVHRQVLTTPTAPNGRPAPNL from the coding sequence GTGACGCATGATCCGACCCCGATTGGGTCTTTCCCGGTCACCGAGGACGACCTGCAGGCCTGGATCGACGTGCGGCTGCCCTCCGGGCGGCAGCGCGACATCGAGGCCTGGCTAGAAGCCAACCCCGAGGCGGCGGCGCGCTGCCGTGCCATGGCAGCCGAGCGCGAGGCCCTGCGCGCGGCGCTCCGGCCTTCTCACGACGCGCCGATCCCGGCCCGACTGCGGGTGGCGCATATTCAGGCCCAGCAGGACCACGCGCGGGCCCAGGGCTGGCGCCGAACCGCCGCCGTCCTTGCCTGGGTAATGCTCGGCGCGGGGCTGGGCTGGGCCGGGCACGGCCTCGTCCCCGCCGGTGCGCCGCGCCCGGTGGTGGCCCAAGCCAGGCCTCGTCCCATGGTGGCCGAGGCGATCGCTGCCCACCTGGTTTTCGTGGCAGACGCGCGGCGTCCGGTGGAGGTCGCGGCGCAGCAGGAGGATCTGCTGCTGCGCTGGCTTTCCAACCGCCTGTCGCGTCCCGTCTCCACGCCCAACCTGGCAGCCCAAGGCTACCGCCTGATGGGCGGCCGACTGCTGCCCGGTGCTGGCGGCGACCCTGCCGCCCAGCTCATGTACGAGGACGCCGCCGGGGCGAGGCTGACCCTCTACCTGCGCGCTGACCGCGCAGAGGAGGGCGAGACCGCCTTCCGCTTCACCGACGACGCCGCCGGCGGCGTTTCCGGCTTCTGGTGGGTGGATCGCGGCTTCGGTTACGCCGTGCTCGCTCAGGGGATCGACCGCCCGGCGCTGCTGGGATTGGCCGAGGCCGTCCACCGCCAGGTCCTGACCACCCCGACTGCCCCGAACGGGCGTCCGGCACCGAATCTCTGA
- a CDS encoding c-type cytochrome has protein sequence MSFQNFCYGMVAVAGISLALSGKSPPAPPAPYPPTPEALRFAAAEAAYPFHNASIELPAGDRQFQGSGSEVANTNCLSCHSAGMVLNQPPLSRAVWEEEVRKMRTAYHAPVAEADVEPIAEYLASLPRP, from the coding sequence ATGTCCTTCCAGAACTTCTGCTACGGCATGGTGGCGGTCGCGGGGATTTCCCTCGCTCTCTCCGGCAAGTCACCGCCGGCGCCGCCCGCTCCCTACCCGCCCACGCCCGAAGCCCTGCGCTTCGCCGCGGCCGAGGCGGCCTATCCCTTCCACAATGCCAGCATCGAGCTGCCGGCGGGGGATCGACAATTCCAGGGGTCGGGATCGGAGGTGGCGAACACCAACTGCCTATCCTGCCACTCCGCCGGGATGGTGCTGAACCAGCCCCCCCTCAGCCGGGCCGTGTGGGAGGAGGAGGTCCGCAAGATGCGCACCGCCTACCATGCTCCCGTCGCGGAGGCCGACGTGGAACCGATCGCCGAGTACCTCGCGTCGCTGCCGCGACCCTGA
- a CDS encoding YncE family protein: MTTRLARPRALLLAAGFLLAAALPALAAGFDGSIKNNSLALSPDEGTAVVSYSDDPVVIVYDMAAGRVRQRLEGFTTPRNIVFSPDGARFYVSDSGTGRVSVFETATLRQVDTLAAGAGAFGTTLSRDGARLYVNNQAASTVSVFDTRSGRAEAVVTGLAQPRQGVRLSPDGGTLFVTNFLGDKITLIDTATNRITGEITGFDKLRAISVTADGGTIYAANSGRNTVSVVDVAARRIAAEVPVGRDPYGAALTPDGRYVYSGNLQDNSLSVIDTGTRAVVATVTGLQEPRQAIVFSRDGARAYVLNRDLGIAVVDRAGNRVARTLSPGG; the protein is encoded by the coding sequence ATGACCACTCGCCTCGCGCGTCCACGCGCCCTGCTGCTTGCCGCCGGCTTCCTGCTTGCCGCGGCGCTGCCGGCCCTCGCCGCCGGCTTCGACGGAAGTATCAAAAATAACTCCCTCGCCCTCAGCCCCGACGAGGGAACGGCCGTCGTCTCCTACAGCGACGACCCGGTGGTGATCGTCTACGACATGGCCGCAGGGCGGGTGCGGCAGCGGCTGGAGGGCTTTACCACGCCGCGCAACATCGTCTTCTCGCCCGACGGCGCCCGTTTCTACGTGTCGGACAGCGGAACCGGGCGCGTAAGCGTCTTCGAGACCGCCACGCTGCGGCAGGTCGACACCCTTGCGGCCGGTGCCGGCGCCTTCGGCACGACCCTCTCGCGTGACGGCGCGCGCCTCTACGTCAACAATCAGGCCGCCAGCACCGTCTCCGTCTTCGATACGCGCAGCGGGCGGGCGGAGGCGGTGGTGACCGGTCTCGCCCAGCCGCGCCAAGGCGTGCGCCTTTCGCCGGACGGCGGGACGCTCTTCGTCACCAACTTTCTCGGCGACAAGATCACCCTGATCGACACCGCGACGAACCGGATCACAGGCGAGATCACCGGCTTTGACAAGCTGCGCGCCATCTCAGTCACCGCCGACGGCGGCACGATCTACGCTGCCAACAGCGGGCGGAACACCGTGTCCGTGGTGGATGTGGCCGCCCGGCGGATCGCCGCGGAGGTGCCGGTGGGCCGCGACCCTTACGGCGCCGCCCTGACGCCGGACGGGCGCTACGTCTACTCGGGCAACCTCCAGGACAACTCGCTCTCCGTCATCGATACCGGCACCCGGGCGGTGGTGGCAACGGTGACAGGGCTGCAGGAGCCGCGCCAAGCGATTGTCTTCTCGCGCGATGGGGCGCGCGCCTACGTGCTGAACCGTGACCTCGGCATCGCCGTGGTGGACCGCGCTGGCAATCGGGTGGCGCGCACCCTGTCGCCGGGCGGCTGA
- a CDS encoding nuclear transport factor 2 family protein: protein MRGILPMLYPRRRSLGLLAMGALVLGTGCATLPSPAQAGPAADVAQRRIAAIAAGDTAAVMGSYADNAVMEWVGGPLDGRYAGQAAIGGVWGKFIAAQGPMQTRVGQVLESANPRGQTVVADVAFAGRMTVKVRYVMTYREGRLVSETWQVDPNVPG, encoded by the coding sequence ATGCGAGGCATCCTGCCGATGCTCTATCCTCGCCGCCGCTCCCTTGGTCTTCTGGCCATGGGTGCCCTCGTCCTGGGAACGGGCTGCGCCACCCTGCCCAGTCCCGCCCAGGCCGGCCCTGCCGCGGACGTGGCCCAGCGCCGCATCGCGGCTATCGCGGCGGGTGACACCGCGGCCGTGATGGGCAGCTACGCCGACAACGCCGTGATGGAGTGGGTCGGTGGCCCGCTCGATGGTCGCTATGCCGGCCAGGCCGCCATCGGCGGAGTCTGGGGCAAGTTCATCGCGGCGCAGGGGCCCATGCAGACCCGGGTCGGTCAGGTGCTCGAGAGTGCCAACCCGCGCGGGCAGACGGTGGTCGCCGACGTGGCTTTCGCCGGCCGCATGACCGTCAAGGTACGTTATGTCATGACCTACCGCGAGGGCCGGCTGGTGAGCGAGACTTGGCAGGTCGATCCGAACGTGCCGGGCTGA
- a CDS encoding RNA polymerase sigma factor yields the protein MFGRGRAADTADAIERHIPALRRFAWALLRDGAAADDLVQDCLERALSRWHLRRAEGDLRAWLFTILHNLFLNGRRGAGRRGKVVPVEGDTGEAFADEAAGTAAESLLVWRDALAGLAALPEEQRVVLLLVGVEDFSYEETARLLGVPPGTVMSRLSRGRARLHRLIEGEDAPARPALRRVK from the coding sequence ATGTTCGGGCGAGGCAGAGCGGCCGATACGGCCGACGCCATCGAGCGCCACATCCCGGCGCTGCGACGCTTCGCCTGGGCCCTGCTGCGGGACGGCGCGGCGGCCGACGACCTCGTGCAGGACTGCCTGGAGCGAGCCCTATCCCGTTGGCACCTGCGCCGGGCAGAAGGCGACTTGCGGGCCTGGCTCTTCACCATCCTGCACAACCTGTTCCTCAATGGCCGTCGCGGCGCAGGACGCCGCGGCAAGGTCGTGCCCGTGGAGGGGGATACCGGGGAGGCATTCGCCGACGAGGCCGCCGGAACCGCAGCGGAGAGCCTGCTCGTCTGGCGCGATGCCCTGGCCGGGCTGGCCGCCCTGCCGGAGGAACAGCGCGTTGTACTGCTCCTCGTGGGCGTCGAAGACTTCTCCTACGAGGAGACGGCCCGGCTGCTCGGCGTGCCGCCGGGCACGGTGATGTCGCGGCTGAGCCGGGGACGGGCGCGGCTGCATCGGCTGATCGAGGGCGAGGACGCGCCCGCGCGTCCGGCTCTGCGGAGGGTGAAGTGA
- a CDS encoding molybdopterin-dependent oxidoreductase, which yields MTSSRRHLLGGAAALAATWVSGARAAEVDLNLPGGGGVRPLITDYPQKGAMILQRTRPPLLETPFEVFDEGTFTPNNRFYVRWHWAVIPTEVDVNAFRLEVKGHVNAPLSLTLRELYNLPRVELAAVNQCSGNSRGLFQPRVPGAQWGNGAMGNAKWVGVRLRDVLDRAGVQAGATVVRFGALDQPVVQEGPDFMKSLALDHARDGEVMIAYLMNGEPMTLNHGFPIRLIVPGWFSTYWVKALNSIEVLDGPDENYWMKTAYRIPDTPGANVRPGQTGFGTVPINRMVPRSFVTNLRDGAGLPMGAPTPLRGIAFGGSTGVRAVDVSTDGGASWQPATLGPDEGKYGFRRWEAGFTPTARGEARIMVRCTNNDGLAQPAEPNWNGGGYMRNGIETTSVRIG from the coding sequence ATGACAAGCAGCAGAAGGCACCTGCTCGGTGGCGCGGCCGCCCTTGCCGCGACATGGGTCAGCGGTGCCCGAGCGGCCGAGGTGGATCTGAACCTGCCCGGCGGCGGAGGGGTACGGCCCCTGATCACGGACTACCCGCAGAAGGGCGCGATGATCCTGCAGCGCACCCGCCCGCCGCTGCTGGAAACGCCCTTCGAAGTGTTCGACGAGGGCACCTTCACCCCGAACAACCGCTTCTACGTACGCTGGCACTGGGCGGTGATCCCGACCGAGGTGGACGTGAACGCCTTCCGCCTGGAGGTGAAGGGCCACGTCAACGCGCCGCTCTCCCTGACGCTACGGGAGCTGTACAACCTGCCGCGGGTGGAACTGGCGGCGGTCAACCAGTGCTCGGGCAATTCCCGCGGCCTGTTCCAGCCGCGCGTGCCCGGCGCCCAGTGGGGCAATGGCGCCATGGGCAACGCCAAGTGGGTGGGTGTGCGCCTGCGCGACGTTCTGGACCGTGCCGGCGTCCAGGCGGGCGCCACGGTCGTGCGCTTTGGGGCGCTCGACCAGCCGGTGGTACAGGAGGGTCCGGACTTCATGAAGTCCCTCGCCCTGGACCACGCCCGCGACGGCGAGGTGATGATCGCCTACCTCATGAACGGCGAGCCGATGACGCTCAACCACGGCTTCCCGATCCGCCTCATCGTGCCCGGCTGGTTCTCGACCTACTGGGTCAAGGCGCTCAACAGCATCGAGGTGCTCGACGGACCCGATGAGAACTACTGGATGAAGACCGCCTACCGCATCCCCGACACCCCCGGGGCCAACGTGCGCCCGGGCCAAACCGGCTTCGGGACGGTGCCGATCAACCGCATGGTACCGCGCTCCTTCGTCACTAACCTCCGGGACGGCGCGGGCCTGCCGATGGGGGCGCCCACGCCGCTGCGCGGCATCGCCTTCGGCGGCTCGACCGGCGTGCGAGCGGTGGACGTGTCCACCGACGGCGGTGCCTCCTGGCAGCCCGCAACCCTCGGCCCGGACGAGGGCAAGTACGGCTTTCGCCGCTGGGAGGCGGGCTTCACGCCCACAGCACGCGGCGAGGCGCGGATCATGGTGCGTTGCACGAACAACGACGGTTTGGCCCAGCCGGCCGAGCCCAACTGGAACGGGGGTGGCTACATGCGCAACGGCATCGAGACCACCTCGGTTCGGATCGGCTGA
- a CDS encoding universal stress protein — translation MLILAVVPEPGTARACLEHAALARAAVDDARLVVLHPNADPERLIAAAEEVAIQELREAREGSAVSRTAAVRTVFDEWVAASPGGGEAEWRERPGAIGEVVAAAAAGAALVVLARPRNLDGQDALHEAVFHAGPPLLLVPDAPPPAALAHLALAWEPEDAARRALAAALPWLRRATEVTVLVAGGEGDRPDASEAAERLGEAGVGANVLPLEGGGPVGAALLGACGRIGADALVMGSYDRPAVLEWLFGGATRDVLRDATLPVFLHR, via the coding sequence ATGTTGATCCTGGCCGTCGTTCCGGAGCCCGGCACGGCGCGTGCCTGTCTTGAGCACGCCGCACTCGCCCGGGCTGCGGTCGACGATGCGCGCCTCGTCGTGCTGCACCCCAACGCGGACCCTGAGCGGCTCATCGCGGCGGCCGAGGAAGTGGCTATCCAGGAGCTGCGTGAGGCACGGGAGGGTTCGGCCGTGTCGCGCACGGCGGCCGTGCGCACCGTTTTTGACGAATGGGTCGCCGCATCGCCCGGGGGCGGGGAGGCGGAGTGGCGCGAGCGACCGGGCGCCATTGGGGAGGTCGTTGCTGCGGCGGCGGCTGGGGCGGCGCTGGTCGTACTGGCGCGCCCGCGCAACCTCGACGGTCAGGATGCCCTGCACGAGGCCGTTTTCCACGCCGGCCCGCCGCTGCTGCTGGTGCCCGACGCTCCTCCTCCGGCCGCCCTGGCGCACCTTGCCCTGGCGTGGGAACCGGAGGACGCGGCGAGGCGCGCCCTCGCCGCCGCCCTGCCCTGGCTGCGGCGCGCGACCGAGGTGACAGTGCTGGTCGCCGGCGGGGAGGGCGACCGGCCGGATGCGTCGGAGGCGGCGGAGCGGCTCGGTGAGGCCGGCGTCGGGGCAAACGTCCTGCCGTTGGAGGGCGGCGGGCCGGTCGGCGCTGCGCTGCTCGGCGCCTGCGGCCGCATCGGGGCCGACGCGCTGGTGATGGGCAGCTACGACCGTCCCGCTGTATTGGAATGGCTGTTCGGCGGCGCGACGCGGGATGTGCTGCGCGACGCGACCCTGCCGGTTTTCCTGCATCGATGA
- a CDS encoding molybdopterin-dependent oxidoreductase, with the protein MIVHRGYPLNAEPRGSALRAAFITPERDFYIRSHGTIPELRAEDYRLRLGGQGLPTQELSLNDLRSRFPQRRVTAVLQCAGNRRADMGLVKHVSGDAWQAGAISNAEWGGVSLGDVLRAAGARERADLHVAFDSHDEIEEEGERFRYGASIPLAKAMSPETLLAFTMNGEPLTARHGFPLRVVTPGYAGVRSPKWLAAITVQDRPSDNHIQAKLYMMLPPDMTKLTEDLSRGVVINDMPLTSAILEPSAGARLPAGDARVRGYAIATGQPIARVEVSADGGRQWMQATVEQHADAPWSWTFWNAALNLPRGEHELVVRAVDGAGRVQPATAEEIWNFPGYLCTAWHRISVTVG; encoded by the coding sequence ATGATCGTGCATCGTGGCTACCCGCTCAACGCGGAGCCGCGAGGGAGCGCGCTGCGGGCCGCCTTCATCACGCCGGAGAGGGACTTCTACATCCGCTCCCACGGCACGATCCCCGAGCTGCGGGCGGAAGACTACAGGCTTCGCCTCGGTGGCCAGGGCCTGCCGACCCAGGAACTGTCCCTGAACGACCTGCGCTCCCGCTTTCCGCAGCGGCGCGTCACGGCGGTGCTGCAGTGCGCCGGAAACCGGCGCGCCGACATGGGCTTGGTCAAGCACGTCTCCGGCGACGCCTGGCAGGCCGGGGCGATCAGCAACGCCGAGTGGGGTGGGGTGAGCCTGGGCGACGTGCTGCGCGCGGCCGGCGCCCGGGAGAGGGCCGACCTGCACGTCGCGTTCGACTCCCATGACGAGATCGAGGAGGAGGGCGAGCGCTTCCGCTACGGGGCGTCCATTCCCCTGGCCAAAGCGATGTCGCCGGAAACCCTGCTCGCCTTCACCATGAACGGCGAGCCGCTGACGGCGCGGCACGGGTTCCCCCTGCGGGTGGTGACGCCGGGCTACGCGGGTGTGCGCAGCCCGAAGTGGCTGGCCGCAATCACCGTGCAGGACAGGCCGTCCGACAACCACATCCAGGCCAAGCTCTACATGATGCTCCCGCCGGATATGACCAAGCTGACCGAGGATCTGAGCAGGGGCGTGGTTATCAACGACATGCCGCTCACCTCCGCTATCCTGGAGCCCTCGGCCGGTGCGCGCCTGCCGGCCGGCGACGCACGGGTCCGGGGCTACGCCATCGCGACCGGGCAGCCGATCGCCAGGGTCGAGGTTTCTGCCGATGGCGGGCGGCAGTGGATGCAGGCCACCGTCGAGCAGCACGCGGACGCGCCCTGGAGCTGGACCTTCTGGAACGCGGCCCTGAACCTGCCGCGGGGGGAGCACGAGCTGGTCGTGCGGGCGGTGGACGGTGCCGGCCGGGTCCAGCCCGCCACGGCCGAGGAGATCTGGAACTTCCCGGGCTACCTTTGCACCGCATGGCACCGCATTTCCGTGACCGTGGGCTGA